In the Oryzias latipes chromosome 9, ASM223467v1 genome, one interval contains:
- the ghr gene encoding growth hormone receptor precursor (The RefSeq protein has 11 substitutions compared to this genomic sequence) translates to MADAFSPGLLLMLMMSTLDWLSTPGSAFLFDRDRAKSAPLEPHFTECVSRDLETFRCWWSPGSFQNLSSPGALRVFYLKKDPPLSEWKECPEYNHLNRECFFDTNHTSVWLPYCVQLRSQNNVTYFNEEDCFTVENIVRPDPPVSLNWTLLNVSPSGLSYDVMVSWEPPPSADVQAGWMRIEYEVQYRERNTTNWEALEMQPHTQQTIYGLQIGKEYEVHIRCRMQAFTKFGEFSDSIFMQVTEIPSTDSTAPLTLVLIFGTVGILIVIMLIVISQQQRLMMILLPPVPAPKIKGIDSDLLKKGKLEELNFILNGGSIGGLQTFSPDFYQDEPWVEFIEVDEEDADSREKEDDQASDTQKLLGPPQPISDHRTIRCSETIRHPEEVFGHGSCYNADRPEEDSKVQMDAPPPGQAGDKESSTEFAERTPALDRCRAPPVQTQTGTPQTWVNTDFYAQVSNVMPSGGVVLSPGQQLRTQESTPASEHGAQTKGKQRDESGDMDGQRQKEPQFHLLVVDPEGSGYTTESNCWQNSTPSNSPNPGAGYQTIPPPPVDIKPAASADANQLPYILPDCPQLVAPVADYTVVQELDTHHSLLLDPTPIQSPPPCPSQPPLKTQIPVDYITPDLLGNLLP, encoded by the exons cgCCCCTTGAACCCCATTTTACGGAATGTGTATCAAGGGACCTGGAGACATTCCGATGTTGGTGGAGTCCGGGTTCATTCCAAAATCTGTCTTCACCTGGAGCACTGAGAGTCTTCTACCTTAAGAAAGA CCCTCCCTTAAGTGAATGGAAGGAATGTCCGGAGTATAACCATTTAAACAGGGAGTGCTTCTTTGACGCAAACCACACATCAGTTTGGCTTCCCTACTGCGTGCAGCTTCGGAGCCAAAACAACGTCACCTATTTCAACGAAGAAGACTGCTTCACTGTGGAGAATATTG TGCGCCCTGACCCACCAGTGTCTCTAAACTGGACCCTGCTGAACGTAAGTCCCTCTGGGCTAAGTTACGATGTCATGGTCAGCTGGGAGCCCCCACCCTCTGCAGATGTCCAAGCAGGCTGGATGCGCATCGAGTATGAAGTCCAATACAGAGAGAGAAACACCACAAACTGGGAAGCC TTGGAGATGCAGCCACACACTCAGCAGACGGTCTATGGCCTGCAAATCGGAAAAGAATATGAAGTTCATATCCGCTGCAGGATGCAAGCCTTCACTAAGTTTGGCGAGTTTAGTGATTCCATCTTCATGCAGGTGACAGAGATTCCCAGCACAG ATTCCACGGCCCCTCTGACTCTGATTCTCATTTTTGGGACTGTTGGAATTCTGATTGTCATCATGCTGATAGTGATTTCTCAGCAACAGAg ATTAATGATGATTCTCTTGCCACCTGTTCCTGCGCCCAAAATCAAAGGCATCGATTCAGATTTGTTGAAG AAGGGGAAACTGGAGGAGCTGAATTTCATCCTAAATGGTGGAAGTATTGGTGGCCTCCAAACGTTTTCTCCAGATTTCTACCAAGATGAGCCATGGGTGGAGTTTATCGAAGTGGATGAGGAGGATGCCGACAGTAGAGAGAAGGAGGATGACCAAGCTTCAGACACACAGAAACTCCTCGGCCCCCCCCAGCCCATTAGTGACCACAGGACAATCCGATGCTCTGAAACTATCCG CCACCCTGAAGAGGTCTTCGGTCATGGCAGCTGTTACAATGCAGATCGGCCTGAAGAAGACTCAAAAGTGCAGATGGATGCTCCTCCGCCAGGCCAAGCAGGGGACAAGGAATCCTCCACAGAGTTTACCGAAAGAACCCCAGCATTAGACCGATGTCGAGCTCCTCCTGTCCAAACCCAAACAGGAACTCCCCAAACGTGGGTGAACACAGACTTCTACGCACAGGTCAGCAATGTTATGCCTTCGGGTGGAGTCGTGCTGTCCCCTGGTCAGCAACTCAGAACCCAGGAGAGCACGCCAGCCTCAGAACACGGAGCACAAACCAAGGGAAAGCAGAGGGATGAGAGTGGGGACATGGATGGACAAAGGCAAAAGGAGCCTCAGTTTCACCTGCTGGTGGTGGATCCAGAAGGAAGTGGCTACACCACCGAGAGCAATTGCTGGCAAAACAGCCCTCCCTCCAACTCTCCCAACCCCGGAGCGGGGTATCAAACCATCCCCCCTCCACCGGTGGAGATTAaaccagcagcttcagcagatgCTAATCAGTTACCCTACATTCTTCCTGACTCTCCTCAGTTGGTTGCTCCTGTTGCAGACTACACAGTAGTTCAGGAGTTGGACACCCATCACAGTTTACTCCTAGACCCAACTCCCATCCAGTCCCCCCCTCCCTGCCCATCACAGCCGCCCCTCAAAACCCAAATACCTATGGAGTACATTACACCAGACCTGCTGGGAAACCTCCTACCATGA
- the ghr gene encoding growth hormone receptor isoform X1, producing MADVFSPGLLLMLMMSSLDWLSTPGSAFLFDRDRAKSAPLEPHFTECVSRDLETFRCWWSPGSFQNLSSPGALRVFYLKKDPPLSEWKECPEYNHLNRECFFDANHTSVWLPYCVQLRSQNNVTYFNEEDCFTVENIVRPDPPVSLNWTLLNVSPSGLSYDVMVSWEPPPSADVQAGWMRIEYEVQYRERNTTNWEALEMQPHTQQTVYGLQIGKEYEVHIRCRMQAFTKFGEFSDSIFMQVTEIPSTDSTAPLTLILIFGTVGILIVIMLIVISQQQRLMMILLPPVPAPKIKGIDSDLLKKGKLEELNFILNGGSIGGLQTFSPDFYQDEPWVEFIEVDEEDADSREKEDDQASDTQKLLGPPQPISDHRTIRCSETIRHPEEVFGHGSCYNADRPEEDSKVQMDAPPPGQAGDKESSTEFTERTPALDRCRAPPVQTQTGTPQTWVNTDFYAQVSNVMPSGGVVLSPGQQLRTQESTPASEHGAQTKGKQRDESGDMDGQRQKEPQFHLLVVDPEGSGYTTESNCWQNSPPSNSPNPGAGYQTIPPPPVEIKPAASADANQLPYILPDSPQLVAPVADYTVVQELDTHHSLLLDPTPIQSPPPCPSQPPLKTQIPMEYITPDLLGNLLP from the exons cgCCCCTTGAACCCCATTTTACGGAATGTGTATCAAGGGACCTGGAGACATTCCGATGTTGGTGGAGTCCGGGTTCATTCCAAAATCTGTCTTCACCTGGAGCACTGAGAGTCTTCTACCTTAAGAAAGA CCCTCCCTTAAGTGAATGGAAGGAATGTCCGGAGTATAACCATTTAAACAGGGAGTGCTTCTTTGACGCAAACCACACATCAGTTTGGCTTCCCTACTGCGTGCAGCTTCGGAGCCAAAACAACGTCACCTATTTCAACGAAGAAGACTGCTTCACTGTGGAGAATATTG TGCGCCCTGACCCACCAGTGTCTCTAAACTGGACCCTGCTGAACGTAAGTCCCTCTGGGCTAAGTTACGATGTCATGGTCAGCTGGGAGCCCCCACCCTCTGCAGATGTCCAAGCAGGCTGGATGCGCATCGAGTATGAAGTCCAATACAGAGAGAGAAACACCACAAACTGGGAAGCC TTGGAGATGCAGCCACACACTCAGCAGACGGTCTATGGCCTGCAAATCGGAAAAGAATATGAAGTTCATATCCGCTGCAGGATGCAAGCCTTCACTAAGTTTGGCGAGTTTAGTGATTCCATCTTCATGCAGGTGACAGAGATTCCCAGCACAG ATTCCACGGCCCCTCTGACTCTGATTCTCATTTTTGGGACTGTTGGAATTCTGATTGTCATCATGCTGATAGTGATTTCTCAGCAACAGAg ATTAATGATGATTCTCTTGCCACCTGTTCCTGCGCCCAAAATCAAAGGCATCGATTCAGATTTGTTGAAG AAGGGGAAACTGGAGGAGCTGAATTTCATCCTAAATGGTGGAAGTATTGGTGGCCTCCAAACGTTTTCTCCAGATTTCTACCAAGATGAGCCATGGGTGGAGTTTATCGAAGTGGATGAGGAGGATGCCGACAGTAGAGAGAAGGAGGATGACCAAGCTTCAGACACACAGAAACTCCTCGGCCCCCCCCAGCCCATTAGTGACCACAGGACAATCCGATGCTCTGAAACTATCCG CCACCCTGAAGAGGTCTTCGGTCATGGCAGCTGTTACAATGCAGATCGGCCTGAAGAAGACTCAAAAGTGCAGATGGATGCTCCTCCGCCAGGCCAAGCAGGGGACAAGGAATCCTCCACAGAGTTTACCGAAAGAACCCCAGCATTAGACCGATGTCGAGCTCCTCCTGTCCAAACCCAAACAGGAACTCCCCAAACGTGGGTGAACACAGACTTCTACGCACAGGTCAGCAATGTTATGCCTTCGGGTGGAGTCGTGCTGTCCCCTGGTCAGCAACTCAGAACCCAGGAGAGCACGCCAGCCTCAGAACACGGAGCACAAACCAAGGGAAAGCAGAGGGATGAGAGTGGGGACATGGATGGACAAAGGCAAAAGGAGCCTCAGTTTCACCTGCTGGTGGTGGATCCAGAAGGAAGTGGCTACACCACCGAGAGCAATTGCTGGCAAAACAGCCCTCCCTCCAACTCTCCCAACCCCGGAGCGGGGTATCAAACCATCCCCCCTCCACCGGTGGAGATTAaaccagcagcttcagcagatgCTAATCAGTTACCCTACATTCTTCCTGACTCTCCTCAGTTGGTTGCTCCTGTTGCAGACTACACAGTAGTTCAGGAGTTGGACACCCATCACAGTTTACTCCTAGACCCAACTCCCATCCAGTCCCCCCCTCCCTGCCCATCACAGCCGCCCCTCAAAACCCAAATACCTATGGAGTACATTACACCAGACCTGCTGGGAAACCTCCTACCATGA